The following proteins are co-located in the Vigna angularis cultivar LongXiaoDou No.4 chromosome 2, ASM1680809v1, whole genome shotgun sequence genome:
- the LOC108327534 gene encoding alpha-L-arabinofuranosidase 1-like, translated as MAFCSSKASLHVLFYFLFAIYFLSFEHCCVDANSNLIVHDATNVSRKAIPDTFLGVFVEEINHACAGGLWAELVRNRGFEAGGPNDIYHWSTIGNESLISVSINHSSCFERNKAALQMNVYCNDHNPCPSGGVGISNTGYWGMNIEQGKRYKVVYHIKSEGDFNILLSLTGVDVIEMLPNITQISEDGKWRRVETLVEANATNHFSSLQITTTKEGTYLFDQISVMPLDTYMGHGFRKDLFQMVADLKPKFMRFPGGTYVEGYHIQNRYQWKYTIGPWEERPGHYNDIWNYWSDDGIGYFEYLQLAEDLGALPIWVFNAGFSRNEQINISDLAPYIQDALDGIEFARGSPGSKWGSVRAGLGHPKPFDLRYVAIGNEDCDFSNYQGNYLIIHDAIRSAYPDIKIISNCDASGALLNHQADLFDFHTYTNSKDLFSKSTQFDRTSRSGPKAFVSEYAVWREDAGNGSLLAAVAEAAFLIGLEKNSDIVDMVAYAPLFSNINDRKWIPDAIVFDSYQLYGTPSYWVQKLFVESSGATFLPSTLNTNSSNQLIASAITWKNSTNNKNYIRIKVVNFGTATETIDIGIDGFPETQRFGCITTVLTSTNVMDENSFAQPTKVVPLRSSEENVGSKIEAILSPYSVTSFDLSY; from the exons ATGGCGTTTTGTTCTTCAAAAGCGTCATTACATGTCCTCTTCTATTTCTTATTCGccatttattttcttagttttgaGCATTGCTGTGTTGATGCAAACTCAAACCTAATTGTGCATGATGCTACCAATGTTTCCCGTAAAGCAATTCCTGACACTTTCCTTGGAGTATTCGTTGAG GAGATTAATCATGCTTGTGCGGGAGGACTGTGGGCAGAACTTGTTCGCAATAGAG GGTTTGAAGCTGGAGGCCCGAACGATATTTATCATTGGTCAACTATAGGAAATGAATCATTAATTTCTGTATCAATTAATCATAGCTCATGCTTTGAGCGTAATAAAGCTGCGTTACAAATGAACGTGTATTGTAATGATCACAATCCTTGTCCAAGTGGTGGCGTTGGTATTTCCAACACTGGTTATTGGGGCATG AATATTGAGCAAGGGAAAAGATACAAGGTGGTGTATCATATCAAATCAGAAGGAGACTTTAATATTCTACTTTCATTGACTGGTGTTGATGTCATAGAGATGTTACCAAATATTAC GCAAATTTCTGAAGATGGAAAATGGAGAAGGGTGGAGACACTGGTAGAAGCAAACGCTACCAATCACTTTTCAAGTCTTCAAATAACCACAACCAAGGAAGGGACTTACCTGTTTGACCAAATCTCAGTCATGCCATTGGACACTTACATG GGTCATGGCTTCCGAAAGGATCTTTTTCAAATGGTGGCAGATTTGAAACCAAAGTTTATGAGATTTCCTg GTGGCACCTATGTTGAAGGTTATCATATACAAAACAGATATCAGTGGAAATACACAATTGGACCATGGGAAGAGAGACCTGGTCACTACAATGATATCTGGAACTATTGGAGTGATGATGGAATTGGTTATTTTGAATATCTCCAA CTAGCAGAGGACCTTGGTGCATTGCCCATATGGGTGTTCAACGCTG GTTTTAGCCGTAATgaacaaattaatatatcagATCTAGCACCTTACATACAA GATGCCCTTGACGGCATCGAGTTCGCAAGAGGCTCTCCTGGATCAAAGTGGGGTTCTGTTAGAGCTGGATTGGGACATCCTAAACCATTTGATTTGAGATATGTTGCCATTGGAAATGAAGATTGTGACTTTTCTAATTATCAAG gAAATTACCTTATAATTCATGATGCTATAAGATCTGCCTACccagatattaaaataatctcAAATTGTGATGCTTCTGGCGCACTATTAAACCATCAAGCTGATTTGTTTGATTTTCAT acTTACACAAACTCTAAAGACTTATTTTCTAAGTCTACTCAGTTCGATCGCACGTCACGATCTGGTCCAAAG GCTTTTGTGAGTGAGTATGCTGTATGGCGAGAAGATGCTGGAAATGGAAGTCTTCTAGCTGCAGTAGCTGAAGCTGCATTTCTTATTGGCCTTGAAAAGAATAG TGATATTGTGGACATGGTTGCTTATGCACCACTTTTCTCAAATATAAACGACAGGAA ATGGATTCCCGATGCAATTGTGTTCGACTCTTATCAGCTGTATGGAACACCCAGCTATTGGGTGCAAAAGCTTTTTGTTGAGTCTAGTGGAGCAACATTTCTTCCCTCAACACTCAACACAAATTCATCTAATCAACTAATTGCATCTGCAATTACTTGGAAAAATTctacaaataacaaaaattacataAGAATAAAG GTAGTTAACTTCGGAACAGCCACAGAGACAATCGACATAGGCATAGATGGGTTCCCAGAGACACAACGATTTGGTTGTATAACGACAGTGCTTACATCAACCAATGTAATGGATGAGAATTCATTCGCACAGCCTACGAAG GTGGTGCCACTAAGAAGTTCAGAAGAGAATGTTGGAAGCAAGATAGAAGCAATTCTCTCACCCTATTCAGTGACATCATTCGATTTAAGTTATTAG